The Acidimicrobiales bacterium sequence GCGTCGAGAGCGACCAGCAATGAATCATCGACAAGCACGGCGGATCCTCCGCCGGCGGCGGTCTGGAGCGGAAGCGTTGCGACGACGCGATCCGTCGCGGGGTCGATGCGGGTCAGCGAGGCTCGAGCGACCACCCACACAGCGTCGTCGGTGACCACGACGTCGTAGATCTCCCGGGACATGTTCAGCCCCGACCCCTCGGTGCCCGAGAGGTCGAAGCTGACGACCACCCGGCCGGTCGCGGGGTCGACTCGATCGAGACGCTCACCGACCGCCACCCAACCGGGCGCCTGGCCGGCCAAGGCGGGGCTCGGCACCTCACCGGCCGCGATGATCGTGTTCGTCGCAGGGTCCACTCGCCACGGCATTCCTTCGCCCGGCCAGATCCAGAACGAGTCCGGCCCGGCAGTGACCCGGAATCGAGGGAGGCCGCCGACCCACGGTCCGGCACTGAGCACGGGACGGAAGTCGATGGAGGCCACGACCGCATCGGTCGCGGGATCGATCCGGTGGAGAAACCCGTCGCCCGTCGATGCCCAAACCGACCCGAAGGCGTCGATCACCTCCGACCACGGAGAATCGGACATGTTCAGCTCGCCGCCTCCCGGCGTGGGGATCGTGCCTCCCGGTACGTAGGGTAGCTCGATCGTCGCGACGGCCTCTTGCGTGGCGGCATCGAGCCGCAGGACGCGCGGTCCGACACCCTCGAGCGACGTCGGCTGAACCCACAGCGAATCGCCGACGGCAACGAAGCTCGCAACCGTGCCTACCTCCGGCGCGAGGGCGGCGGTCAGCGATTCAACGAGGTCCGGGCGACTCTCGACGCTCGTCAGCGAGAATGGCTCCTGGACCAGGCCCAGCGCAGCGGCACCATCGACAACCGCCGGTTCGACGAGCGGGACGGTCGTCGGCGACGAATCCGGCACGGTCGTCGACGTTGAAGTCGAGACGGTGGTGGTGGTGGTGACGGTGACGGTCGCGTCGGGGCCATCGATCGTGCGCGTGCTTCCGTCTTCATCGCCGGCGATCAGCCCGATCGCGACGCCCAAACCCACGATCGCCACAGCTGCGCCGAGCCCGGACGCCGCGAGACGGTTCTGTCGGCGACGACGGGCGCGCCGCGCGGGTGCCGTTCGATCGAGCGGGGGACCCGTGAGGCCGGTGGCCGTGAGCTCGAAGTGATCGCGGAGGCGTTGATCGAGGTTCGTCATCTGGCCGACCCCCCTTCCGGCCGTCCTTCGAGCTGGCGATTGAGCTCGTCGAGCGCGCGGCTGAGTCGGCTCTTCACTGTCCCCGGCGCGATCTCCAATGCTTCGGCCGTTTGCTCGACCGACCAGTCGTTGAAGTAGCGCAGAACCACGACCGCCCGGTGATCGTCGCTCAGCGTCTTCAGCGCTTCGGCGAGATCCGTGTCGACCGGTCGCTCATCGACGGCATCGGCCCGGGCCAACAACGGCGCCTTGTCCTTGGAGCGACGCCGCCGCCGCAACCACGACCTCGCCCAGTTCAGCCCGGTCCGGTACACCCAACCGGAAGGGTTCGAGCCATCACGGATCATGTCCCACCGCTCGTAGGCCCTCGCCATTGCCTCATCGGCAGCCTCGAACCCCAACGCCGCGTCGTCCAACATCAACGCGAGACCCCGGCCGATCGCGTCACGATTGGCCTCGTAGAACGGTTCGAACCCGGAACCGACCGAAACCGACACATCCTCAGCCGAGTCCGGAACGATCGTTCCCGATTCGCTCCCTCCCGGCTGACGCATCCAGATTCCTCACTCCCGCTTCCCCCGACATACGCCCAACGACCACCAAAGGTTCCGAAACTTCTCAGAGACGGCGCACCGAGCAACCGCCGATCAGGAGACCTCCGTTCCGTCTTTCAGGCTCTGCTGCTGACCAGCGGTTCTTCACGCGACCGTTGTCGCGTCGGGATCGGACCCGACTCGCTCCTGCATGCGCCAAGTCAGCCGCCGTGAGCGATGTCGATCAGCAACTGCGCGGTCTCGTCGGGCCTCGAGACGAACGGTGAGTGGTCCGTGTCGAGTACGACCGTCCGAGTCGCGTTCGACGCCATGGAACGCTGAGCCTCGATCGGGATCGCCTGGTCCTGCTCGCAGAGGACGTACGTCGAGGAAACCGATCGCCACGGCGCCCCGAGGCACGTTGCGCTGGTGCTCGACCCGTGCATCGGGCGCAGCCTCTCGATCGCCCGGTCCGCCAACCCCGCGGGGCACCGTTCGTAGAACGCCGCCACACCGTGAGCGGGATCGATGCTCGATGTGCCGTCCTCGTGGGTCCGGATGGCGTCCAACACCTTGGCGTGGGGAAGGTCCTCCACCCGACTCAACGAGTCGAAGATCGTCTCACCCCGATCGGGCATGAACGCACACAGGTAGACCAGATGGGCGAGATCAGACCGGCCCTCTCCGGCGCCGGAGATGACCAGCCCGCCGTAGCTGTGGCCGACGAGCACCTTCGGTCCGGCAACGCCGTCGAGGACGCTGCGGGTCACCGCGACGTCGTGCTCATGGCCGGTGAACGGAAGATCGACCTCGACGTGTGCCACGCCGCCGGCATCGAGAAGTGGCGTGACGTGTTCCCAACACCAGGAACCGTGCCATGCGCCGTGCACGAGCACGACCGTCACGTCGCCTGACTCGCGATTCAGGTCGTCCATCCGGTGATCCTAGACCGGCCGTCTCGGCCGATCTCTGCCATCATCGCCTCGGCCAATGACTGTTGGGAGCCTGTGTGAGCGAAGCTGTCGATTCCGCCGTCGCCTACAACCCCTACGACGTGGAGATCAACGCCGATCCGTATCCGGTGTTCCGCCGGCTGCGGACGGAGGCGCCGCTCTACTACGACGAGGAGTACGACTTCTTCGCCGTCAGCCGCTTCGAGGACGTCGAACGCGGCCTTCGGGACAACGTCAACCTGATCTCGGGCCGCGGCGCGATCCTCGAGTTGATCAAGGCCGACATCGACCTGCCTGCGGGCACGGTCATCTTCGAGGACCCCCCTGCGCACACGATCCACCGCAAGCTGATGTCGCGGATGTTCACTCCCAAGAAGGTGGCGGCACTCGAGCCGCAGATCCGCGAGTACTGCGCTCGCGCGCTCGACCCGCTCGTGGGCGGTGACCGGTTCGACTTCGTCAAGGACCTCGGCGATCAGATGCCCATGCGCTTCGCCGAGTACCTCGACTGGCGCGTCGAGCATCCCTCCGACGACATCATGACCAAAATGCTCACCGTCGAGTTCGAGGACGAGACCGGCACTGTTCGTCGTCTCCACCGTGACGAGCTGTTGACCTACATCACCGTCATCGCGGCGCCGGCAGTGAGACCACCACCCGGCTGATCAGCTGGATCGGCAAGGTCCTCGCCGATCATCCCGACCAGCGGGCCCAGATCGCCGGGGACCGCTCGCTCATCCCGACCACCGTCGAGGAGATCCTGCGCTTCGAGCCTCCCGCACCACATGCGGGCCGCTATGTCGCCCACGACATCGAGTTCCAGGGCCGAACCGTGCCGGCCGGCAGCGCCATGCTGTTGTGCTGCCCGGCGCCGCCAACCGCGACGAGCGGCGATGGGTCGACAGCGAACGCTTCGACATCCACCGCGAGTCGATCCCCCACATCGCGTTCGGCTACGGACCCCACTTCTGCCTCGGCGCGTCACTGGCCCGGATCGAAGGCCAGATAGCCCTCGACGAGGTCTTGCAGCGGTGGCCCGAATGGGACATCGACCTCGACAATGCCCACCTCTCTCCGACCTCCACCGTGCGAGGGTGGGAGAGCCTCCCGGCCGTCGTGCGCTGACGCGCCCGCGGTCAGATTGAGATCGCGGCTCGGGGTTCGGCGACGACGCGCTAGGGTCCGCCACGTGACGCGGCGGACCCTCGCTGCTCGTGAGGTTCGACGTCTCAACCGAACTCCGCACGCAAGGCGCCCAGGCCGGCCGAGTACACACCCTTCAGCAACTCGGCGACGTCCTCGATCGGGGCGCCGACCGGTTCGAAGCTGGCGGTCCACTCAACGACCGAACCGCTGCCCTCGGCATCGACCTGAATGGTCGACCGGTAGTCGCTGAGCGGCAGCGGGCTCTCGGTGATCGTGTACGTGAAGGCCCGGGAGGCTTCGTCGACCTGCTCGATGCGCTCATGGATCTCCGCGCCGTCCGCGAGGGTGCACTTGCGCATGTCGCCGTCGACGGGGCTCTCCGCAATGGCCGGGTGCCAGCTACTGATGCTGGCTGGGTCGCCGATCATCGACCAGACCGTGTCAGGGCTGGCGGGGACGTGGCTGGAGACAGTGACGGTATGCATGTCGGATTCCTCGTTGGTCAGGCTGCACTCGTGTGCGGCGGCTACCAACGTATGAATTCCCTCGTCCCCGCCACATCAGGGAAATCCCCCATTCCGGGATCATGCACAAAGCCCGTGCCGAACCGCGAAGGTCGCGGCGGCCCTGGATCGATCGCCGAGCTTGTCGTAGATCCGGCCCACGTGGCTTTCGACGGTCTTGACCGAGATGAACAGCTCGGCCGCGATCTCCTTGTTGGAGCACCCTCGCGCCAGGCAGCAGAGCACCTCCGCTTCACGGGCGGAGAGGTCGTGGGGCAGCTCCGCCCGAGCGACGCGACCGGTCGCCGCTTCGATCACGGCGCTCACGGCCCGTCCGTCGAGACGGCCCTCCTGCGCGTCGCGCTGGAGTTCGGCGATCGCGGTTGCCTCGTCCAGAGCCCGTCGCCATGGGCGCACCTCGCGCATCGCGTGATACGCGTCGCTGGCCGCGAGCAGCTGGCCACGAATGTCAGGAGCATCCAGACCGCGATGGTAGCCAGTGCCACCCGATCGTTCGTGGGCCGAGCTCGCGAGCGCCGCGTACGGGGCGAGCGCGGGCGAGCGGCGCAGAATCGAGTCCGTGAGGTAGGTGTGGGTCTCCACCCGCGATCGCTCTGCCCGGGTCAGCGGACCGGGCTTGTCCCAGATGGCGCTCGAGATTCCGACCTTGCCGACGTCGTGGAGGTAGCCCGCGACGCGAAGGCGTTGCTGGTCATCGGCCGTGAGCCCGGCGACTGCGGCGGCACTGGCGGCGAGGTTCGCGACGCCCTCGCTGTGGCCGAGGGTGTACGTCGATCGATGATCGACGTTGTGCGCACAGGCCCGGGCGACGTCGACAACGAGCCCGGCGTCGATGGTCAGGCCGCCCGGGGCCTCGTCGACGAAGATGTCGACGAGGGTGGTGCAGTCCATGCCGGCGACCAATTCTTCGGGGTCGGACATCACGACATCGCACAGCTCGGGATCGAATTGACGTCCGCACCGGGCGAGCACCTGGCCGAATGCGGAATCGAGGCCTGCGACCCGGCGGTGGAACTCGAACGCGGTCGTGAGGTGCAGCACCCTGGCTGCGAGGGTGAGGTCCTCCCCGCCGATGCCGAGCGGGAGTCCCTGGTCGTCGTATCTCTCGTACACCTGAGCAAGCGCGGCGATGACGCCGTCGGACATGCCGACGTCCTGCGCGAGCCGGGCGGCAAGGTCGCAATGACTCTTGCCGACGGCCCCCATCATTTCCGGCTGGGCGAGCATGTCGCCGATGGCTGACAGCGACGCCCGGCGGGCTTCGTCGGGTTGATCGAGCGCCATGTCGGCATCGAGATGGGCCAGAATGTCGTCCCGGTCGCCGAGATCGGCGAGCGACAGCGCCCGCTGATACCCGTGAACGTCGCCGAGACTCACGTCGACCGTTTCGTGGACGGCGACGGAACAGCCGATGAACCGCAGCAGGCTGGCGTAGAAGAGGTCGGCGCACTCGTGATCGGGCAACCCCAGGCGGCGACCGATCCGGCCCGCCAGCACGGCCGCCCGGATACCCGTCTCCTCCGGTGCACCCACACCCACGTCGGCTACCACCGACAGCGCGCCGAGTACCTCGGACATGTGAATCCGCTCGATCGCCATCGCCAGAACCATATGGACAACGACGGCGCCCGAGTCGCTGCAGTCCTCGAGCCGCGGACAGCAGCCGAGCCCGTCGTGATGATGCCTGGTCGCAAGGGTTGACCACCGGCCAATTGTCGCCAGCCGGGCGGCATCCTCACCTGCTCGCCAAGTCCCGGTTCTGGGTCGGGTACGGTTCGCCTGCTGTGCGCACCGGAGGCACCCATGGACTCGATCACCGCTGAATCGCTTCTCTTCGCCGCCGAGCAACGGACTGGCCTCGACGACTGGGGTGACGACTGGTTCCGGCAACCGCTCGCCGCGTGGGTCGAGGACCTCAATGGTGACGTCATCAACGAGGCGGGCCGTGACTTCTTCACGGAGCTGGCGGTCCGTGATCTCATGCGACGGCTCCGGGTGACCGACACCCTGGCCCGGCACCCCGAGATCGACCAGGTCACGATGCCGCCCATCGTGTACGTCGCCGGTGCCGTTCGCAGCGGCACAACCTTGTTCCACAACGCTCTCGCCCTTCACCGGCAGGCGAAGCCGTTGTTGCGCTGGGAGCTCATGGAGCCGGTTCCCCCGCCCGAGGCCGCCACCGCAGCCACCGATCCGCGGATCGCGAAGGTGCAGGCGTCGATCGACAAGCGTCGGGGCACGCCGCTCGAGGCGATGCACTGGGTCAACGCCGACGATCCCGAGGAGTGCCAGTGGGGCTTCATCGACTTCGTGTCGCTGTTGGCCGGGGCAGCCGGCGGATGCATGCGCTCCTGGCGGCACTTCGGCGACGAGGCATCGCACCTGCCGGTCTACGAGAACTACCGGCGCCTTGTGAAGCTGCTGCTGTGGAAGAACCCGCCTCCACCCGGCGGATTCCTCGTGCTCAAGGCCCCACAAGTCACCGCACACATCGACGAGTTCGCTCAGGTGTTCCCAGAAGCGAGATTCGTGGCGCCCGCCCGCGACCCATATCGGGTGGTCTCCTCGGCGCGGGCCATGGTGGGCGGCATCCTCGACGCCTTCCTCGCCGACGGCCAGAATCCGCCGAACCCCTTTGATCTCGACGATCTCCGCCCCACCCTCGAGGCGATGCTCGCATTCGACAAGACGGCAGACCTCCGCGTCGTCCCCTACCCCGAACTCGTCGCCGACCCTGGCAGCGCCGCAGTCGCCATCTTCGATGAGCTCGGCTTCCCCACCGATCCCGAACTCGGCACCCGCGTGAACGACTTCATCCTCGCTCAGCGACAAGGTGCCCGGGTCCGTCCACCTGACGACCTTCCCGAACCCAACATGTCCCACGAAGAGCTACACCTCGACCCCATGGTGATCGAGTTCTGCGAGCGCTTCGGCATTACGCCCGAGCACGACCGGCTCACCGGCGCCCACCCCTGAGGCGAAGGCGCGGCCGCGTGGCGAGAGGACGAGATAAGTCAGACGGTCGAACAGCCTCGGCCGCGTCGCCAAAACGTTGGCAGCCATCGCCGGACCGAGGACACTGGCCGAAACGGCGTCTCGCCGTGGATCGAGTGGCGTCCTTCAAACCCCGCCGCTCACCAGGGCTTCCTCATCGAACTGTTGTCATTTCGACAACGACGAGTGGGCCTTATAGGACAGCTTTCAAACCCCGATGGCGTTCCCCCGCTACGTGAGACAGGGGTGGTTGTCAGTTCATGCTGCTCGTGAGGCAGCGTAGGTCTCAGCGGGGGTGCGGTGCTCGAGCCCGGCCTGGTGCCGGGCTCGGTTGTAGAAGGTCTCGATGTAGTCGAACAGGATCGTGCGCAGTTCGGAGCGGGTGATCTGGCGCCAGTCGCCGTGAAGGTGTCGGATCTCGCGCTTGAGTGCGGCCCAGACCGACTCCATCGCTGCGTTGTCGAAGCAATCGCCGGTCGAGGAGTACGAGGCGCGCAGGCCCCAGTCGGCGAGACGGTTGGAGAACTCCACCGCGGTGTATTGGGCGCCTCGGTCGGCGTGGTGGATCAGCTCGGCGTCGGGGTCTCTGCGGGCGAGCGCCATGACGAGTGCGTTGACGACGAGGTCGGTGGTTTGGCGTTCGCCCATCGACCAGCCGGCGATCCCTCGATCGTGCAGATCGACGATCCCCGCGAGGAACAGCTTGCCATCGAGGCAGCCGAACTCGGTGATGTCGGCGACCCAGCGCAGGTCTGACGCCTCGGCGGTGAAGTCCCGCTCGAGGAGATCTCCGGCCGGTGCCGTGTTCGCGCCGCGCCGCCACTTCTTGCGGCTGTGCGCGCCGACGAGGCCGAGCTCGGCCATGATCCGCGCGACCCGCTTCTCGCCGACGCGAATGCCGGCTCGGCGGAGCTGACCCCAGACTCTCGGTGAGCCGTAGGTGCCGCGGGACTGCCGGTAGATGTCGACGATCTCGTTGGCCAGGTAGGCGTCGTCAACGAGCCGATCCGACACGGCGCCGCCGGTCCAGCGATAGTAGGTCGCCCTCGGCAGCTCGACGAGCTCGCAGAGCTTGTTCACGTGATGGTCCGCTCGATGGTCGTCAACGAACCAGCAGCGGGTCACCGGTTCGTCTCTCTCGCGAAATACTGCGCCGCCTTGCGAAGGATCTCCTTCTCCTCCTCGACCTCGACGACGCGTTTGCGGAGCCGGATCAGCTCCGCGCGTTCGTCCTCATCGAGGCCGCCCGCGTCACGAGCTTCGAACTCGTTGACCCAGGCGGCCAACGACCCATCGGCGATGCCGAGCGATCGCGCGATCTCGACTCGTGGCCGATCCGAGCGGCGATACAGCTGCACCGCCTCGCGACGGAACT is a genomic window containing:
- a CDS encoding cytochrome P450, translated to MLPGAANRDERRWVDSERFDIHRESIPHIAFGYGPHFCLGASLARIEGQIALDEVLQRWPEWDIDLDNAHLSPTSTVRGWESLPAVVR
- a CDS encoding transposase is translated as MGTHRYPEEFRREAVQLYRRSDRPRVEIARSLGIADGSLAAWVNEFEARDAGGLDEDERAELIRLRKRVVEVEEEKEILRKAAQYFARETNR
- a CDS encoding SRPBCC family protein, yielding MHTVTVSSHVPASPDTVWSMIGDPASISSWHPAIAESPVDGDMRKCTLADGAEIHERIEQVDEASRAFTYTITESPLPLSDYRSTIQVDAEGSGSVVEWTASFEPVGAPIEDVAELLKGVYSAGLGALRAEFG
- a CDS encoding LuxR C-terminal-related transcriptional regulator; amino-acid sequence: MAIERIHMSEVLGALSVVADVGVGAPEETGIRAAVLAGRIGRRLGLPDHECADLFYASLLRFIGCSVAVHETVDVSLGDVHGYQRALSLADLGDRDDILAHLDADMALDQPDEARRASLSAIGDMLAQPEMMGAVGKSHCDLAARLAQDVGMSDGVIAALAQVYERYDDQGLPLGIGGEDLTLAARVLHLTTAFEFHRRVAGLDSAFGQVLARCGRQFDPELCDVVMSDPEELVAGMDCTTLVDIFVDEAPGGLTIDAGLVVDVARACAHNVDHRSTYTLGHSEGVANLAASAAAVAGLTADDQQRLRVAGYLHDVGKVGISSAIWDKPGPLTRAERSRVETHTYLTDSILRRSPALAPYAALASSAHERSGGTGYHRGLDAPDIRGQLLAASDAYHAMREVRPWRRALDEATAIAELQRDAQEGRLDGRAVSAVIEAATGRVARAELPHDLSAREAEVLCCLARGCSNKEIAAELFISVKTVESHVGRIYDKLGDRSRAAATFAVRHGLCA
- a CDS encoding sigma-70 family RNA polymerase sigma factor gives rise to the protein MRQPGGSESGTIVPDSAEDVSVSVGSGFEPFYEANRDAIGRGLALMLDDAALGFEAADEAMARAYERWDMIRDGSNPSGWVYRTGLNWARSWLRRRRRSKDKAPLLARADAVDERPVDTDLAEALKTLSDDHRAVVVLRYFNDWSVEQTAEALEIAPGTVKSRLSRALDELNRQLEGRPEGGSAR
- a CDS encoding alpha/beta hydrolase; its protein translation is MDDLNRESGDVTVVLVHGAWHGSWCWEHVTPLLDAGGVAHVEVDLPFTGHEHDVAVTRSVLDGVAGPKVLVGHSYGGLVISGAGEGRSDLAHLVYLCAFMPDRGETIFDSLSRVEDLPHAKVLDAIRTHEDGTSSIDPAHGVAAFYERCPAGLADRAIERLRPMHGSSTSATCLGAPWRSVSSTYVLCEQDQAIPIEAQRSMASNATRTVVLDTDHSPFVSRPDETAQLLIDIAHGG
- a CDS encoding IS3 family transposase; translated protein: MNKLCELVELPRATYYRWTGGAVSDRLVDDAYLANEIVDIYRQSRGTYGSPRVWGQLRRAGIRVGEKRVARIMAELGLVGAHSRKKWRRGANTAPAGDLLERDFTAEASDLRWVADITEFGCLDGKLFLAGIVDLHDRGIAGWSMGERQTTDLVVNALVMALARRDPDAELIHHADRGAQYTAVEFSNRLADWGLRASYSSTGDCFDNAAMESVWAALKREIRHLHGDWRQITRSELRTILFDYIETFYNRARHQAGLEHRTPAETYAASRAA
- a CDS encoding sulfotransferase, which encodes MDSITAESLLFAAEQRTGLDDWGDDWFRQPLAAWVEDLNGDVINEAGRDFFTELAVRDLMRRLRVTDTLARHPEIDQVTMPPIVYVAGAVRSGTTLFHNALALHRQAKPLLRWELMEPVPPPEAATAATDPRIAKVQASIDKRRGTPLEAMHWVNADDPEECQWGFIDFVSLLAGAAGGCMRSWRHFGDEASHLPVYENYRRLVKLLLWKNPPPPGGFLVLKAPQVTAHIDEFAQVFPEARFVAPARDPYRVVSSARAMVGGILDAFLADGQNPPNPFDLDDLRPTLEAMLAFDKTADLRVVPYPELVADPGSAAVAIFDELGFPTDPELGTRVNDFILAQRQGARVRPPDDLPEPNMSHEELHLDPMVIEFCERFGITPEHDRLTGAHP